The Streptomyces sp. ALI-76-A nucleotide sequence CCCGGACGGGGCGTGTCCCACGAACGGGGGCGGCTGGCCGGGACGGAGACGGCCACATGGCCCTGCGACCGGGAAAAGCTTAGGGGGACATCGTCCTCGACCATACCGGTCATGCGCACACGACCCGGCAGCGAGTGGCCGAGCGCCTCTAGTTCCCTGGCCGAGTAGCCAGCAGAGTCCAGCGGTAGGACGTGCAACTCCAAAAGGGTGGCCACGCCGGCGGTCTGGAGGCCGCCTGCACCCTCCTCGAGGGTCCAGTGCAGGGCGGGTGGCTGGGCCAGCTTGGCGAAGGCCAGGGGGGACGGGCCCGACTCCAGCTCCCGGATCTTCCCGGCGACCTTAGGGAGCAGGTCCGCGGCCGTGCGGAAGCTGTCGCGGAATACACCGGTGGCGTAAGCCTCCACTACGCGTGCGAACTCGTGCTGACTGGGCTCGAAGGTCACACCCAGCTTGCGATAGACGAGGCGGGGCGTACCTGCTTGCTGGGCTGCTACCCACTCGTCATGGGTTGCTGACTGCCCCGTCTCGGGGAACACATGGCCGTAGTTCGGGCCGAGGAGGAAGAGGCACGCGTCGGCGGTCGACAGGGCTTTCAGGCAGGCTTCCCGGCTCGGCGTGGTCTGAGCGGAGAAGTCCTCGAACCGGACCGGGGTGTGCCCGAGAGCGCGGACCAGCCCGTCAAGGGCGTCACGCTCCTCTTCCAGACCTCTGCGGGCACTGCTGATGAAGATCCTCACGCTACGGTGTCTCCACTGCTGAGGGTTCTGCTGTGAGGCGAACCAGGTGGCTGGTGCAGGCATTCAACTGGGGGTTTTGATGCCCGAGGTGTCGGAAGAGGCGATACGTGCCTACTGGAAGGAGCACCGCGAGCAACTGCGGCAGTGTGAGACCCAGCGCTCCACATTGACGAACCTCCTGCTCATCGTCACGGCAGCCCTAAGCGGTCTGATCGTCCAGCAGAAGTTCACGCTGAATGTCATGCCCTTGTGCCTCTTCGTCGCGACGACTGGAGTCTACGGGGCTGTGGCGGTGGCCAAGTACTACGAGCGGGCCTGCTACCACCTCACCCAGGCACGGGCGTTGACCCGAGACCTGGCGGACCGGGGCGTGCTGGGGTCCGATGAAGGGCTCGCCCGGGCACGCGTGGCGCACTACGGCGAGTTTCCCCGGCTGCACCGCATTCGGCTTCACCGCCTGTGGGTAGGGCTGCACCTCGCTATAGCCCTGTACGGGCTCTCCCTCCTTCTCGTCTGTGTGATTGTCGCCTGACGACTCAGGGAGAAAGAGCACAACACGCGTGCGGCGCTCTAGTGTGGTCAATTGCCGCCTGAGTAGAGGCTGTCGCGCTACCTGCCTGGATCCTGTGGTCCGCTCCGCTCCTTCGCGGCACCGCCAGGTTGTCTCCACAGCACCCCCCTGCTCGGAATCAGGGACCGTTCGCTAGTACGGCCATCAGCCGCCGCCCCTCCGCGGCGCTTAGACTCTCACCGTGGTAGGAGAGGACGCCCACTTAAAGGGAATCTCGGGAGCGAAGAGAGCCAAGCTCTACCTCGAGGGCACGATGCGGATCTGTGGGGCCTTCGCGAACACGGACTCGGACGCCTGGGCGAGGAAACTGACACTCGCCTGGCCGGAGGGCGGACAGACCTTCTCCTTCGACCTGGGCGGGTCGATGCGGGGCGCCTCGTACCATGGCGACCAGTTCTGCGCGGAGGTCAAGCACTATCAGGGGCCGGCGGACCAGGGCACTCACTTCGTCGAGTTCCTCGCCAAGTGCTACGTCGCGCACCAGGAGAAGTACCTCTTCGGTGATCACTACATGTGGATCACCTGGGCCCCCTTCAATGTGAACAGTTGGTCGCAACTACACGAGCCGCAAAGGATCGAGTCCGCTGTCGTCCAACACCGGCAACGCATCTTCGGTGACGTCTCCGAGGACGAGGCCAGGAAGAGGATCGACGCGAACGCGGTCCAGAACGTGTCCGAGCGCGTGTGGCGCATCGTCTTGTCAGAGAAGCAGGAGGGTTTGCTGCCCCTCACCGAGTGGCGGGCCATCCTGGCGCACGAGCTGACCCTAAAGGGGGAGTGGTGAACGCCGTCGTATCGTCGATCGCCGAGGCACTCGAGGCGGACGACCCGTACCGCTCGTTCGCCGAAATCAAACGACTCCTCGAACAGCACCTTCGGCAGATCAATCCGCAGATCCGGACCAGGCGCACCGGATACTATAACCACACCCACATGCCGGACCTGGTCATGCGATGGCCGCACGACGACGACCTCAGTGACCGATACGTCTACCTGCGCAGCACGACGGACGCGCACGAGCTCGGGTTCGACATCAGGCGCCTTGCTCGCCAGGACCGGCCCATTGTTCTGGCGCTCGGCGCTCTCCGCCCGTCCTTCGACGCCCGCACCCTGGATTCGCTCGCGATCGACCACCACACCCTGGTCTTGGACTTGGCGGCTTTCGCGGAGCTGACCGCTGGCGAGTCGGCCGACGCCGCGTTGAGGCGTCTGATCGCGAACACCGTCATTGAAGGCGGCCAGGGCCTCCTTGACGAGCGCTCCGTATCCCGGCTGGCCCGTGCCATGACGACCGGTGCGCAGGCAGCCCGCCGCGGTGAGCGTGAGGGGACTGAGGACGCGCTTGCCTTTGCCTCGGACACGCTGTCCCCACCGATCGCGCGCCGCCTGACGGCCTTCTTGGGTACCTTATGGCGCGCTAGTGGTGCACCGGTTGCCGCGCTCGAACGCGCTCCCAAATATCCGCAGCAACTGGACGAGTCGTCGCTCGATTACCTCCTCGAAGGCCAGGAGATCCCTGATGGCAACTTCTGGAGCCGTATCGCCCGTGAGATCACTCTGGCCGATCTGCTGCGGCACGGCAGGATCACCGCCACC carries:
- a CDS encoding DUF4062 domain-containing protein, which translates into the protein MRIFISSARRGLEEERDALDGLVRALGHTPVRFEDFSAQTTPSREACLKALSTADACLFLLGPNYGHVFPETGQSATHDEWVAAQQAGTPRLVYRKLGVTFEPSQHEFARVVEAYATGVFRDSFRTAADLLPKVAGKIRELESGPSPLAFAKLAQPPALHWTLEEGAGGLQTAGVATLLELHVLPLDSAGYSARELEALGHSLPGRVRMTGMVEDDVPLSFSRSQGHVAVSVPASRPRSWDTPRPGQLVEVRLYKTGQLSTRAMLPQDSMGPILDPNALPKQIAELLKFTGALNIIRQDRIVVAAGVSEPAMTSIDTFDPRQSRRTASLAGFGRSFALRTEPDESVTLAALQAGADEVADHLARALIAHHPSAA